TGGCTGCGCCCGTCCTGACAGGTGACCACGGTGCCCGTCGGCAAGTGCGTGATGCGCACCGCCGAATCCGTGGTGTTGACGTGCTGACCACCTGCTCCGGACGCGCGGTAGACGTCGATCTTGAGGTCTTTCTCCTCGACCGAGACGTCCACTTCGTCCGGCTCGGGAAGCACCGCCACAGTCGCCGCCGAGGTATGGATGCGTCCGCCGCTTTCGGTCACGGGGACGCGCTGGACGCGGTGGACCCCGCTTTCGAATTTCAGCTTGGCGAAGACGCCGGTGCCGGTGACGTTGGCGATCACTTCCTTGAAGCCGCCAATATCGCTGGCGTTGATGCTGACCGCCTCGACCTTCCACCCCTGCTCGGCGGCGTAGCGTTCGTACATGCGGTAGAGATCGGCGGCGAACAGCGCGGCCTCATCGCCCCCGGTGCCGGCGCGGATTTCGAGCATCGCGGGCTTGGCGTCCGCGCTGTCACGCGGCAGCAGCGCGATAGCGAGGCGGCGTTCGAGATCGGGGAGGGTGGCCTTGATCTGGGCGAGCTCGTCCTCGGCCATCGCCTTCATCTCGGGGTCGGCGAGCATTTCGGCCAGCCCCGCCATTTCCTCGCGCGCCGCCTTCACCTCGGCTGCGATCTTGGCGACGGGTTCGAGTTCCGCATAGTCGCGGGAGGCGCGGACGAAGGCCTCACCCTCCAGCGTGCCCGAGGCCATGCGCGCTTCCAGCTCCGCAAAGCGGTGCGCGATCTGGTCAAGGCGTTCGGGGGGGATCGCTGTCAATTTGCGTCATCCAACGCGTCGACGGCGCCTTCCAGATCGCCCAGCATGGTATCGATTCCGCCGGCATCACGATCCAGCCGCAGTTCCCAGGCACGCTCGACCGACCCTGCGAGGTCGACGGTCGATTGTTCGCCGGTCGCCAGATTCTTGAATTGCAGCGTGCCCGAAGCAATCTCGTCATCGCCGATGATCATGGCGGCCATAGCTCCAGCCTGATCGGCGCGATTGAAGCGCTTCTTGACGTTACCGCGCGCAAAAATCTCGGTCGAAAATCCGGATAGACGGAATTCCTGCGCCACTTCGATCGCCTTTAGCAACGCGCCCTCGTTCATGGGGATTACGGCGATCTCGATGGGCTCTTCGGGCCTCTGTCCGACCAGCATCGCCAGCCGCTCGATTCCCGCAGCCCAGCCCACCGCAGGCGTCGGCGCGCCGCCGAGCGACTCCATCAGCCCGTCATAACGCCCACCGCCCAGAACCGTGCTCTGGCTGCCCAAGGCTGCCGCCGAAGCACTCCCCTCATCAGGGATGAATTCAAACGCGGTGTGGCGGTAGTAATCCAGCCCGCGGACAAGGCTTTCGGCCCGCACCCACTTCACGCCCGCCGCATCCAGCCCGCTGGTGACGGCGGCGAAGAAGGCGCTCGCCTCCTCTGACAGAAACGCGTCGATCTTGGGAGCGTCGGCAAGGAACGGCTTGTCCCTCGGGTCCTTCGAATCGAGGATGCGCAGCGGATTCTTCTCCAGCCGCTCCTGCGATTCTTCTGACAGCTGGTCCTTCACGGCGCGGAAGTATTCGATCAACGCCGCCCGCCATGCCTCACGGCTTTCACCATCGCCCAGCGTATTGAGGTGCAGGGTGACATCATGGATGCCAAGCTCGCGCAGCAGCTGATCCGCCATCGCCAGCAGTTCCACATCCGCTTGCGGCTCACCCGCGCCGATCACTTCGGCGTCGATCTGGTGGAACTGGCGGTAGCGGCCTTTCTGCGGGCGCTCGTAGCGGAACAGGGGGCCGTGGGTGGCGACCTTCAGCGGCGCATATTGCTGCCAGCCATTGGTGAGGAAGGCGCGCGCGATCCCGGCGGTGAATTCGGGGCGCAGGGTCAGGCTTTCGCCGCCGCGATCGTCGAAGGAATACATCTCCTTCGACACGACATCGGTCGTCTCGCCCAGAGAACGGGCGAACACCTCGGTCTTTTCGAAGACCGGCATCTCGACCCGGCGGAAGCGGTAGAGCCGCCGGACGCGCTCGAACGTCTCGACCACGAAGGCGAAAGCCTCGGCATCGGCGCCGAAGATATCCTGGGTGCCACGGATGGCTTGGGGTGTCTTCTTGCTCATAGGGGTGCGCGATTAGGCTTACACAGGCTCTTTCGCAATCCTGCGGCACGCATTAAGGGGCCGCGCGTTACCTCTCACACCGATCATCCGCAAAAGAGAACAATCATGCGCATCGACAAGATCCCCACCGGCGTGAACCCGCCCGACGATCTCAACGTGATCATCGAAGTGCCGGCCGGCGGCGAGCCGGTGAAGTACGAGTTCGACAAGGAAAGCGGCGCCCTGTTCGTCGATCGTATTCTGCACACGCCGATGCGCTATCCGGCGAACTACGGTTTCGTGCCGCACACGCTTTCGCCTGATGGCGATCCGCTCGATGCGCTGGTGATCTCGCGCTCGCCCTTCATCCCGGGCTGCGTGGTGCGTGCCCGCCCGATCGGCGTGCTGAACCTCGAAGACGAGCAGGGCGGCGACGAGAAGCTGATCTGCGTGCCGGTCAACGAGACGTTCCCCTATTATGCCGACGTGGTCGAGACGAGCGATCTTCCGAACATCATCTTCCAGCAGATCGAGCACTTCTTCACGCACTACAAGGACTTGGAAGCCGAAAAGTGGGTGCGCGTGGGCAAGTGGGGCGACGCTGCCGAAGCGCGCCAGATCACGATCGAAGCGATCGAAAGATACGCTTCCAAGTAGTGCAGTCGCCGCCGCGGCTGCATCCTCAGTGCTGTTCCCGTGGCTGACGTCACGGGGCACCTGCGGCTCGCGCGCGTGCGCTCGCGGCCCTGAGAGCCGAACCAGTGTGAACATTAAAGGGATGCGCTGGCATCGGTTGCCTTGGCAACCGCAAGCCCGACCGGGCGACCGCAGCGATGCGGCTTTCAGGCCGCGAGAGCGAGGATTTCGCACGCCGGATGGCGTGCGGGACTCAGAATAGGCTCAACAGCATCTTGAAGATCAGAGTGATGCCGAAGGGCAGCCCGATGGCCAGCGCCCACAGCGTTATGGCGTCGCGCTTGAATGCCGGCGCGAAGCCGGGATCCGCCGCCTGCACGTCATCAAGGCCGGCCCAGCGTTTCTCGAACCAGCGGCACACAGGGATGATCGCCGAAACCAGCACGATCAGCGCCAGATAAGGCAGCGCGGTCGAGGAGCCCTCTGACAGGGCCTTGACGGTGACGAAGATCTGGAGCGCGGTATAGACCAGCAGGCCATAAGCCACGTGGTCGCTCATCGCCTTGCGCCAGTCGCGCACCTTGTTGCCGGAAAGTACATGGGCTTTGGCGCGCTTGTCTGAATTCACCATATCTGCCGCTCCCCAACGGTTGATTGCTGATGACGCAGTATCGCTCAGCCGTCACGGAGTTGCAACATGTCGTGCGCTGCGGTCATAATGTTGCGCCGGACGCATGGGTGCCAATGCAAGTTGCTCAAAACCCACAAGCAAGCGCAATGGCCCTACCCCTGACCCAGGGTTGCCTCAACACTAAGCAAAAATCCTGCCAAACGCCCAGCAACCCTTTTCTGGCGCTCCAAGGGTGCTAAAGACGAAATCCTGATGAGCACCACCACCCTTTCCCATGCGCCGAATCCGGCTGCCGTCCAGCCGCTCGGCAGCGGGCTGGAGGTCATCTCGATCGCCAAGAGCTATGACAAGCGCTCGGTGCTCTCTGACATCTCCCTGACCGTGGCGAAGGGCGAGGTGCTCGGGCTGCTCGGCCCCAACGGCGCGGGCAAGACCACCTGCTTTTATTCGATCATGGGCTTGGTGAAGCCGGATTCGGGCCGGATCCTGATGGATGGCGAGGATGTGACCAAGCTGCCGATGTATCGCCGTGCGATCCTCGGCCTCGGTTACCTGCCGCAGGAAACCAGCATTTTCCGCGGCATGACTGTGGAACAGAACATCGCCTGCGTGCTCGAACTGGTCGAGCCCGACAAGGCCACCCGCGCAAGCGAACTGGAACGCCTGCTCGTGGAATTCGGCCTCACCCGGCTGCGCGAATCGCCGGCGATGGCGCTTTCGGGCGGGGAGCGGCGACGCTGCGAGATTGCGCGCGCGCTGGCGGCCAAGCCTTCGATCATGCTGCTGGATGAGCCCTTCGCGGGCATTGACCCGCTGTCGATCAGCGACATCCGCGAGTTGGTGCGCGATCTGAAGGCGCGCGGCATCGGCGTGCTGATCACCGACCACAACGTGCGCGAGACGCTCGATATCGTGGACCGCGCCTGCATCATCTATGGCGGGCAGGTGCTGTTTGCCGGTTCCCCGCAGGAACTCGTCGCCGACGAGAACGTGCGGCGGCTCTATCTCGGCGAGAGCTTCACGCTCTAGGCCCTGAACGATGGCGTTAGGTCCCCGCCTTGACCTGAGGCAATCGCAATCGCTGGTGATGACGCCGCAATTGCAGCAGGCGATCAAGCTGCTGGCGGCCTCCAACCTCGAGATCGAAACCTTCATCGCGGAGGCGCTGGATGCCAATCCGCTGCTCGACACCGGCGGCCCGGCAGACAGCGGCGCAGAGCCCGAGCGGATCGAGCTCGCCCCCCCGCCGGGTGAGGATGCCCCTGCCGATCAACTGATGCTGGCGGGCGGCGGTGAAGGTGATGCCCCGCTCGACCTCGCCTCTGTCGACCGCGACTGGGACACCGGCGATGGCGATGCGCGGGGAGCCCGCGATGCCGAATGGGGCGCGGCGGCGTCGGCAGGCGGCGGCGACTTTGACGACATGCCCGACTGGGAGCAGCTGCGCGCCGCCGAGGTGACGCTGGCTGAGCACCTTGAAGGGCAGATCGGCGCGCTGACGAATGACCCCC
This DNA window, taken from Porphyrobacter sp. ULC335, encodes the following:
- the lptB gene encoding LPS export ABC transporter ATP-binding protein; the encoded protein is MSTTTLSHAPNPAAVQPLGSGLEVISIAKSYDKRSVLSDISLTVAKGEVLGLLGPNGAGKTTCFYSIMGLVKPDSGRILMDGEDVTKLPMYRRAILGLGYLPQETSIFRGMTVEQNIACVLELVEPDKATRASELERLLVEFGLTRLRESPAMALSGGERRRCEIARALAAKPSIMLLDEPFAGIDPLSISDIRELVRDLKARGIGVLITDHNVRETLDIVDRACIIYGGQVLFAGSPQELVADENVRRLYLGESFTL
- the ppa gene encoding inorganic diphosphatase is translated as MRIDKIPTGVNPPDDLNVIIEVPAGGEPVKYEFDKESGALFVDRILHTPMRYPANYGFVPHTLSPDGDPLDALVISRSPFIPGCVVRARPIGVLNLEDEQGGDEKLICVPVNETFPYYADVVETSDLPNIIFQQIEHFFTHYKDLEAEKWVRVGKWGDAAEARQITIEAIERYASK
- the hisS gene encoding histidine--tRNA ligase, yielding MSKKTPQAIRGTQDIFGADAEAFAFVVETFERVRRLYRFRRVEMPVFEKTEVFARSLGETTDVVSKEMYSFDDRGGESLTLRPEFTAGIARAFLTNGWQQYAPLKVATHGPLFRYERPQKGRYRQFHQIDAEVIGAGEPQADVELLAMADQLLRELGIHDVTLHLNTLGDGESREAWRAALIEYFRAVKDQLSEESQERLEKNPLRILDSKDPRDKPFLADAPKIDAFLSEEASAFFAAVTSGLDAAGVKWVRAESLVRGLDYYRHTAFEFIPDEGSASAAALGSQSTVLGGGRYDGLMESLGGAPTPAVGWAAGIERLAMLVGQRPEEPIEIAVIPMNEGALLKAIEVAQEFRLSGFSTEIFARGNVKKRFNRADQAGAMAAMIIGDDEIASGTLQFKNLATGEQSTVDLAGSVERAWELRLDRDAGGIDTMLGDLEGAVDALDDAN
- the prfA gene encoding peptide chain release factor 1, which translates into the protein MTAIPPERLDQIAHRFAELEARMASGTLEGEAFVRASRDYAELEPVAKIAAEVKAAREEMAGLAEMLADPEMKAMAEDELAQIKATLPDLERRLAIALLPRDSADAKPAMLEIRAGTGGDEAALFAADLYRMYERYAAEQGWKVEAVSINASDIGGFKEVIANVTGTGVFAKLKFESGVHRVQRVPVTESGGRIHTSAATVAVLPEPDEVDVSVEEKDLKIDVYRASGAGGQHVNTTDSAVRITHLPTGTVVTCQDGRSQHKNKEKAMQVLRTRLYDAQREATQGAEAEARKAMVGSGDRSERIRTYNFPQGRVTDHRIGLTLHKLEEVLAGPGLGELVDALIAEDEGKRLAALAE